One Cellulomonas soli DNA window includes the following coding sequences:
- a CDS encoding MMPL family transporter — MLRNSSGAVLRALAVVVALGVWLGIGSVGGMAQGKLSQVQTNDAAAFLPTTAESTQAAALSAEFVETETLPALIVLEPAAGGAVTPEQIAAVQDFAAGLGDLPLPQDAGVTGTWGQYLVADPVVAPSQDGEAILVVLSLDAVAADQQLGEDGRVSTAFVTEVRAQLDEQLGATATSAGEIGLHAWVTGPAGFVADLVTAFGGIDGVLLLVALGAVLVILVLVYRSPLLPLAVIVTAVFALCLAGWVIYSLADADVIVLNGQSQGILSILVVGASVDYALLLVARYREELRHVEQPWTAMRRALRASFEPIAASAGTVIAGLLCLLLSDLASNRDLGPVAAIGIASAFLAVLTFLPALLLVGGRRARFWFWPRTPRPERADVTAGIRADVAAVETDAPGADALVREHGAWVRLARWVGAHARPVWIVTTLALALGAAFLPTLQADGTSQSDVFLTDVDSVAGEQVVADHFPAGAVQPANVIAPAEDLDAVVAAATDVPGVATVTPYTGAATGAPGSGAGEEPVVVDGNVRVDVATSAPSDSREAVATVEALREAVHAVSPDALVGGAAAQTLDTNAASASDLRTIVPAVLLVIVLILMLLLRSVVSAVVLLAANVLSFAASLGVAAVVFNHVLGFPGADPSVPLYAFVFLVALGVDYSIFLMTRVREESLRSGTRDGVVRGLAVTGGVITSAGVVLAATFAALGVIPLLFLAQLAFIVAFGVLLDTLVVRSLLVPAVVHQLDSRTWWPGRLSRPGVPGGRADVGERAEDARQESAPVQP, encoded by the coding sequence ATGCTGAGGAATTCATCGGGTGCCGTGCTGCGCGCTCTCGCCGTCGTCGTCGCACTCGGGGTGTGGCTGGGCATCGGGTCGGTCGGCGGCATGGCGCAGGGGAAACTCTCCCAGGTCCAGACGAACGACGCGGCGGCCTTCCTACCCACGACCGCCGAGTCGACGCAGGCCGCGGCGCTGTCCGCCGAGTTCGTCGAGACCGAGACGCTCCCGGCACTGATCGTGCTCGAGCCCGCCGCCGGCGGCGCCGTCACGCCGGAGCAGATCGCTGCGGTGCAGGACTTCGCCGCAGGCCTGGGCGACCTGCCGTTGCCTCAGGACGCAGGCGTCACCGGGACCTGGGGTCAGTACCTGGTCGCCGACCCGGTCGTCGCGCCGTCGCAGGACGGCGAGGCGATCCTCGTCGTGCTCTCCCTGGACGCCGTGGCAGCCGACCAGCAGCTCGGCGAGGACGGACGGGTCAGCACCGCGTTCGTCACCGAGGTGCGCGCCCAGCTCGACGAGCAGCTCGGCGCCACCGCGACGAGCGCAGGGGAGATCGGGCTGCACGCCTGGGTCACGGGCCCGGCCGGGTTCGTCGCCGACCTCGTCACCGCGTTCGGCGGCATCGACGGCGTCCTGCTGCTCGTCGCGCTCGGCGCCGTGCTCGTCATCCTCGTGCTCGTCTACCGCTCGCCGCTGCTGCCGCTCGCGGTGATCGTCACCGCCGTCTTCGCCCTCTGCCTCGCCGGGTGGGTCATCTACTCGCTGGCCGACGCCGACGTCATCGTGCTCAACGGGCAGTCCCAGGGCATCCTGTCGATCCTCGTGGTCGGCGCATCCGTCGACTACGCGCTGCTGCTCGTGGCCCGCTACCGCGAGGAGCTGCGGCACGTCGAGCAGCCGTGGACCGCGATGCGCCGGGCCCTGCGTGCCTCGTTCGAACCCATCGCCGCGAGCGCCGGGACCGTGATCGCCGGACTGCTGTGCCTCCTGCTGTCCGACCTCGCCTCCAACCGCGACCTCGGACCGGTCGCCGCGATCGGCATCGCCTCGGCGTTCCTCGCCGTGCTCACGTTCCTGCCCGCCCTCCTGCTCGTCGGCGGGCGGCGCGCACGCTTCTGGTTCTGGCCGCGGACCCCGCGCCCCGAGCGTGCGGACGTCACGGCGGGCATCAGGGCTGACGTCGCTGCTGTGGAGACCGACGCGCCCGGCGCCGACGCCCTCGTCCGCGAGCACGGAGCCTGGGTCCGTCTCGCCCGGTGGGTCGGCGCGCACGCCCGACCGGTCTGGATCGTCACCACCCTCGCCCTCGCGCTCGGTGCCGCGTTCCTGCCCACGCTGCAGGCCGACGGCACCAGCCAGAGCGACGTCTTCCTCACCGACGTCGACTCGGTCGCCGGTGAGCAGGTCGTGGCCGACCACTTCCCGGCCGGCGCCGTGCAGCCCGCGAACGTGATCGCCCCGGCCGAGGACCTCGACGCCGTCGTGGCTGCCGCCACCGACGTCCCCGGGGTCGCCACGGTCACGCCCTACACGGGAGCGGCCACCGGAGCACCCGGCTCGGGAGCCGGCGAGGAGCCGGTCGTGGTCGACGGCAACGTGCGCGTCGACGTCGCCACCAGCGCGCCCTCCGACTCCCGCGAGGCCGTCGCCACCGTGGAGGCCCTGCGGGAGGCCGTGCACGCCGTCTCGCCGGACGCGCTCGTCGGCGGTGCGGCCGCGCAGACGCTCGACACCAACGCGGCCAGCGCGAGCGACCTGCGCACGATCGTCCCGGCCGTGCTGCTCGTCATCGTGCTGATCCTCATGCTGCTGCTGCGCTCGGTCGTCTCGGCGGTCGTGCTGCTCGCGGCGAACGTCCTCTCGTTCGCCGCCTCGCTCGGCGTCGCGGCCGTCGTGTTCAACCACGTGCTCGGCTTCCCCGGGGCCGACCCGTCCGTCCCCCTGTACGCGTTCGTGTTCCTGGTCGCGCTGGGTGTCGACTACTCGATCTTCCTCATGACACGGGTGCGCGAGGAGTCGCTGCGATCCGGGACCCGTGACGGGGTCGTCCGCGGGCTCGCCGTCACCGGCGGGGTCATCACGTCCGCCGGTGTCGTGCTCGCCGCCACGTTCGCCGCGCTCGGCGTGATCCCGCTGCTGTTCCTCGCCCAGCTGGCGTTCATCGTCGCGTTCGGCGTCCTCCTGGACACGCTCGTGGTCCGCAGCCTCCTGGTGCCGGCCGTCGTGCACCAGCTCGACTCGCGGACCTGGTGGCCCGGGCGCCTGTCGCGCCCCGGGGTCCCCGGCGGGCGCGCCGACGTGGGCGAACGCGCCGAGGACGCTCGTCAGGAGTCGGCGCCCGTGCAGCCGTAG
- a CDS encoding Gfo/Idh/MocA family oxidoreductase, with protein sequence MDSLRVGIIGYGGAGRGIHSRLLREAHQRVTHVVTRSRAAEVHHDWPHANVLPDVHSLLAHASVLDLVVVASPTGEHAAHVRAALDAGLHVLVDKPLATSAAEGQALVDAALHAGGRLTVFQNRRWDHEQLTLQAVLASGELGNVHRFERRWERFRPVPQDRWKENDPRSGGLLLDLGAHLVDSSVQLFGPVVSVYAELASRTTAAVDDVFLALTHHAQGGRPGVVSHLQAGALVGAPGPRTRVLGDRGAYLVTSFEGEPTPFSVLDDAYEEGRRPGEPEHEGWIVRGSERHPVPRAHGGHVDLYRAVVRWIVDGGPPPVDPADAVRTARVLDAALQSAQQGQVVPLH encoded by the coding sequence ATGGACTCGTTGCGCGTCGGGATCATCGGGTACGGGGGAGCGGGCCGGGGGATCCACTCGCGTCTGCTGCGGGAGGCGCACCAGCGGGTGACGCACGTCGTCACCCGCTCGCGCGCGGCCGAGGTGCACCACGACTGGCCGCACGCGAACGTGCTCCCCGACGTGCACTCGCTCCTCGCGCACGCCAGCGTGCTCGACCTCGTCGTGGTCGCCAGCCCGACCGGCGAGCACGCGGCCCACGTCCGCGCGGCCCTCGACGCCGGCCTGCACGTGCTCGTCGACAAGCCACTCGCGACGAGCGCCGCCGAAGGGCAGGCCCTCGTCGACGCGGCACTGCACGCCGGGGGGCGGCTGACCGTCTTCCAGAACCGACGGTGGGACCACGAGCAGCTGACCCTGCAGGCCGTGCTCGCCTCGGGCGAGCTGGGGAACGTGCACCGGTTCGAGCGACGCTGGGAGAGGTTCCGGCCCGTCCCGCAGGACCGCTGGAAGGAGAACGACCCGCGGTCCGGCGGACTGCTGCTCGACCTCGGCGCCCACCTCGTCGACTCCTCCGTCCAGCTGTTCGGCCCGGTCGTGTCCGTGTACGCCGAGCTCGCCTCACGCACCACCGCCGCGGTCGACGACGTCTTCCTCGCGCTCACCCACCACGCCCAGGGTGGGCGCCCCGGCGTCGTCAGCCACCTGCAGGCCGGCGCGCTCGTGGGGGCGCCGGGTCCGCGCACGCGCGTGCTGGGGGACCGCGGCGCGTACCTCGTGACGAGCTTCGAGGGCGAGCCGACGCCGTTCTCGGTGCTCGACGACGCCTACGAGGAAGGCCGTCGTCCGGGCGAGCCCGAGCACGAGGGCTGGATCGTCCGTGGGTCCGAACGGCACCCGGTGCCCCGCGCACACGGCGGCCACGTCGACCTCTACCGGGCCGTGGTGCGGTGGATCGTCGACGGCGGGCCCCCGCCGGTCGACCCGGCCGACGCCGTGCGCACCGCACGTGTGCTCGACGCGGCGCTGCAGTCCGCCCAGCAGGGTCAGGTCGTCCCGCTGCACTGA
- a CDS encoding TIGR01777 family oxidoreductase translates to MQIVVAGSHGFIGSALVPHLRAAGHEVRRLVRSAPRAADEIAWDPSVGVLDARALSGTDAVINLAGVNVGERRLTDARKREVLSSRLDTTGLLARTLAEGAGPHVLLQASGIGAYGDRGEELLDEHAALGSTYFAGVVRDWEAATAPAEAAGVRVAHLRTSVVLDAHGGALARLLPLVRWGVGGRLGSGRQFWSWITLHDQIRAIEHLLTAPVHGPVNMVAEATRNADLVAALAAAVHRPAIVPVPSWALRTVLGDFSSEILGSVRAVPAALRASGFRADHADIATAAAWVVGEHPHHGR, encoded by the coding sequence ATGCAGATCGTCGTCGCGGGTTCGCACGGCTTCATCGGCAGCGCGCTCGTGCCCCACCTGCGTGCCGCCGGGCACGAGGTGCGGCGGCTGGTCCGGTCAGCACCCCGCGCCGCCGACGAGATCGCCTGGGACCCGAGCGTCGGCGTCCTCGACGCACGTGCGCTGTCCGGCACGGACGCCGTCATCAACCTGGCCGGCGTGAACGTGGGCGAACGTCGGCTCACGGACGCCCGCAAGCGCGAGGTCCTCTCCTCGAGGCTCGACACGACCGGTCTCCTCGCGCGGACCCTGGCCGAGGGCGCCGGTCCGCACGTGCTGCTCCAGGCCTCGGGGATCGGCGCCTACGGCGACCGTGGCGAGGAGCTCCTCGACGAGCACGCCGCGCTGGGCTCCACCTACTTCGCCGGGGTCGTGCGCGACTGGGAGGCCGCGACAGCGCCCGCCGAGGCCGCCGGGGTGCGGGTGGCGCACCTGCGCACCTCGGTCGTGCTCGATGCGCACGGCGGGGCACTGGCGCGGCTCCTGCCCCTCGTGCGCTGGGGGGTCGGGGGACGACTCGGTTCCGGTCGGCAGTTCTGGAGCTGGATCACGCTGCACGACCAGATCCGCGCGATCGAGCACCTGCTGACGGCTCCCGTGCACGGCCCGGTGAACATGGTCGCCGAGGCGACCCGCAACGCCGACCTGGTGGCCGCCCTCGCCGCAGCGGTGCACCGCCCCGCGATCGTGCCGGTCCCGTCCTGGGCGCTGCGCACGGTGCTGGGCGACTTCTCCTCGGAGATCCTCGGTTCCGTCCGCGCGGTGCCGGCCGCGCTCCGGGCGAGCGGGTTCCGTGCCGACCACGCCGACATCGCGACCGCAGCCGCCTGGGTCGTGGGCGAGCACCCGCACCACGGTCGCTGA
- the sucB gene encoding 2-oxoglutarate dehydrogenase, E2 component, dihydrolipoamide succinyltransferase encodes MSDNVQLPALGESVTEGTVTRWLKNVGDTVAVDEPLLEISTDKVDTEIPSPFAGVLEQILVQEDETAEVGAVLGVIGSGQGASTSAEAPVAQAPEAEAPATPVAEAPAAPPAEPAQSAEPAQPAEPAQSGDVAGAPVTLPALGESVTEGTVTRWLKAVGDEVAVDEPLLEISTDKVDTEIPSPFAGTLLQIVVGEDETVEVGAVLALIGSGAPVPAAAPIAAAPVAAAPAAPAPAPVAAAPAVAAPAAVPAPAAAPAPVAAAPAAPPVAAGGYLTPLVRKLAADKGVDAGTLVGTGVGGRIRKEDVLEAAARAEAAKAVPAPVETPAAPAAKAANVPAVSPLRGTTEKASRLRQIIAERMVEALHTQAQLTTVVEVDVTKVARLRARAKNDFKAREGVNLTFLPFFVLAAIEALKAYPKINGVLEGNQITYHGHENVGIAVDTERGLLVPVIRDAGDLNLAGLSRKIVDLAGRTRGNKVTPDELSGATFTVTNTGSGGALIDTPIVPGGTSAILGTGAIVKRPVVATDADGAEVIAIRSMCYLSLSYDHRLVDGADASRYLSAIKQRIEDGAFESEVGL; translated from the coding sequence ATGTCCGACAACGTGCAGCTTCCCGCGCTCGGTGAGTCCGTCACCGAGGGCACCGTCACCCGCTGGCTGAAGAACGTGGGCGACACCGTCGCGGTCGACGAGCCCTTGCTCGAGATCTCGACCGACAAGGTCGACACGGAGATCCCCTCGCCGTTCGCCGGCGTCCTCGAGCAGATCCTCGTCCAGGAGGACGAGACGGCCGAGGTCGGTGCCGTCCTGGGCGTCATCGGGTCCGGGCAGGGTGCGTCCACCTCCGCCGAGGCGCCGGTGGCGCAGGCCCCCGAGGCCGAGGCTCCCGCCACGCCCGTCGCCGAGGCACCTGCCGCTCCCCCGGCAGAGCCTGCACAGTCGGCGGAGCCCGCGCAGCCGGCTGAGCCGGCACAGTCCGGCGATGTCGCGGGTGCGCCCGTGACGCTTCCGGCCCTGGGCGAGTCGGTCACCGAGGGCACCGTCACCCGGTGGCTGAAGGCCGTCGGCGACGAGGTCGCCGTGGACGAGCCGCTCCTGGAGATCTCGACCGACAAGGTCGACACCGAGATCCCCTCGCCGTTCGCCGGCACCCTGCTGCAGATCGTCGTGGGCGAGGACGAGACCGTCGAGGTCGGCGCCGTGCTTGCGCTCATCGGCTCGGGCGCACCGGTTCCGGCCGCGGCACCGATCGCCGCAGCACCGGTTGCTGCAGCACCGGCCGCGCCCGCTCCGGCACCCGTCGCGGCGGCTCCTGCTGTTGCGGCTCCCGCGGCTGTTCCCGCCCCGGCTGCAGCCCCGGCACCGGTGGCCGCCGCGCCGGCAGCGCCCCCGGTCGCCGCAGGCGGCTACCTCACCCCGCTCGTCCGCAAGCTCGCGGCCGACAAGGGCGTGGACGCCGGCACCCTGGTCGGGACCGGTGTGGGTGGTCGGATCCGCAAGGAGGACGTCCTCGAGGCCGCAGCCAGGGCGGAGGCCGCCAAGGCCGTTCCTGCCCCGGTGGAGACCCCCGCGGCTCCGGCAGCCAAGGCCGCGAACGTGCCGGCCGTGTCCCCGCTGCGCGGCACGACCGAGAAGGCGAGCCGCCTGCGTCAGATCATCGCCGAGCGCATGGTCGAGGCCCTGCACACGCAGGCGCAGCTGACCACCGTCGTCGAGGTCGACGTGACCAAGGTGGCGCGCCTGCGGGCCCGTGCGAAGAACGACTTCAAGGCACGCGAGGGCGTCAACCTCACGTTCCTGCCGTTCTTCGTCCTCGCCGCGATCGAGGCGCTCAAGGCGTACCCGAAGATCAACGGCGTGCTCGAGGGCAACCAGATCACGTACCACGGGCACGAGAACGTCGGCATCGCGGTCGACACCGAGCGCGGTCTGCTCGTGCCGGTCATCCGTGACGCGGGCGACCTGAACCTGGCCGGCCTGTCCCGCAAGATCGTCGACCTCGCCGGTCGTACGCGGGGGAACAAGGTCACCCCGGACGAGCTGTCCGGCGCGACGTTCACGGTCACCAACACCGGTTCGGGCGGGGCGCTCATCGACACCCCGATCGTGCCCGGCGGCACCTCGGCGATCCTGGGCACGGGCGCCATCGTCAAGCGGCCCGTGGTGGCCACCGACGCGGACGGCGCCGAGGTCATCGCGATCCGCTCGATGTGCTACCTGTCGCTGTCCTACGACCACCGCCTGGTCGACGGCGCCGACGCCTCGCGGTACCTGTCCGCGATCAAGCAGCGCATCGAGGACGGCGCGTTCGAGTCCGAGGTCGGCCTCTGA
- the lpdA gene encoding dihydrolipoyl dehydrogenase, with translation MAETNGTAFDIVVLGGGSGGYAAALRAAQLGKTVALIEADKVGGTCLHQGCIPTKALLHAAELADNAREGAHYGVHTTLDHVDINGVNEYKASVIGRLYKGLQGLIKSRKITVIEGYGRLVAPDAVEVNGQRITGQHIVLGTGSYARSLPGLEIGGRIVTSDQALQLDWIPKSVVVLGGGVIGSEFASVWKSFGADVTIVEALPHLVANEDEALSKAFERAFRKRGINFSLGVRFAGATQDENGVHVTLEDGKTFDADLLLVAVGRGPRTADLGYEEQGLTLDRGFVITNERLHTGVGDIYAVGDIVPGLQLAHRGFAQGIFVAEEIAGLNPQAIVESGIPRVTYSEPEVASVGLTEAKARETYGTDGVETLEYNLGGNGKSQILGTTGFVKLVRQKDGPVVGIHMIGARVGELIGEGQLIVNWEAYPEDVAGLVHAHPTQNEALGEAHLALAGKPLHAHN, from the coding sequence GTGGCCGAGACCAACGGCACCGCTTTCGACATCGTCGTCCTGGGCGGAGGCAGCGGCGGCTACGCGGCCGCTCTCCGTGCGGCACAGCTCGGCAAGACCGTCGCCCTCATCGAGGCCGACAAGGTCGGAGGGACCTGCCTGCACCAGGGCTGCATCCCGACCAAGGCCCTGCTGCATGCCGCCGAGCTGGCCGACAACGCCCGCGAGGGCGCCCACTACGGCGTGCACACCACGCTCGACCACGTCGACATCAACGGCGTGAACGAGTACAAGGCCTCCGTGATCGGCCGGCTCTACAAGGGCCTGCAGGGCCTGATCAAGTCGCGCAAGATCACCGTGATCGAGGGCTACGGCCGCCTCGTCGCCCCGGACGCCGTCGAGGTGAACGGCCAGCGCATCACGGGCCAGCACATCGTGCTCGGCACCGGCTCCTACGCGCGCTCGCTGCCCGGCCTGGAGATCGGCGGGCGCATCGTCACCTCCGACCAGGCCCTCCAGCTCGACTGGATCCCGAAGTCGGTCGTCGTCCTCGGTGGCGGTGTCATCGGCTCCGAGTTCGCCTCCGTGTGGAAGTCCTTCGGTGCGGACGTCACCATCGTCGAGGCGCTGCCCCACCTGGTCGCCAACGAGGACGAGGCACTGTCCAAGGCGTTCGAGCGCGCGTTCCGCAAGCGCGGCATCAACTTCAGCCTGGGCGTCCGGTTCGCCGGCGCGACCCAGGACGAGAACGGCGTGCACGTCACCCTCGAGGACGGCAAGACGTTCGACGCCGACCTCCTGCTCGTCGCCGTGGGCCGTGGCCCGCGCACGGCCGACCTCGGGTACGAGGAGCAGGGCCTGACCCTCGACCGTGGGTTCGTCATCACGAACGAGCGGCTGCACACCGGCGTGGGCGACATCTACGCGGTCGGCGACATCGTCCCCGGCCTGCAGCTCGCGCACCGCGGCTTCGCGCAGGGCATCTTCGTCGCCGAGGAGATCGCGGGCCTGAACCCGCAGGCGATCGTCGAGTCCGGCATCCCGCGCGTCACCTACTCCGAGCCCGAGGTCGCCTCCGTCGGCCTCACCGAGGCCAAGGCGCGCGAGACGTACGGCACCGACGGCGTCGAGACGCTCGAGTACAACCTGGGCGGCAACGGCAAGAGCCAGATCCTCGGCACCACGGGCTTCGTCAAGCTCGTGCGCCAGAAGGACGGCCCGGTCGTCGGCATCCACATGATCGGCGCGCGCGTCGGCGAGCTCATCGGCGAGGGCCAGCTCATCGTGAACTGGGAGGCCTACCCCGAGGACGTCGCCGGTCTGGTGCACGCCCACCCCACGCAGAACGAGGCTCTCGGCGAGGCGCACCTGGCGCTGGCCGGCAAGCCGCTGCACGCCCACAACTGA
- a CDS encoding oxidoreductase — protein sequence MGLFSRRRRPAATDAPTDKAAREATLAHLRDFVDTRVGVEAYVEPRTNVTATTVMLVATDGEWTRRRVPDEKAAHEIARGMGIPVYDVQRTGYPPRVRAWNSRQRRGAEPDVV from the coding sequence ATGGGTCTGTTCTCCCGCAGGCGGCGTCCGGCCGCCACCGACGCGCCGACCGACAAGGCGGCGCGTGAGGCCACGCTCGCCCACCTTCGCGACTTCGTCGACACCCGTGTCGGCGTCGAGGCCTACGTCGAGCCGCGCACGAACGTCACGGCGACGACCGTCATGCTCGTGGCGACCGACGGGGAGTGGACCCGCCGACGGGTGCCCGACGAGAAGGCCGCGCACGAGATCGCCCGTGGCATGGGGATCCCCGTCTACGACGTGCAACGCACCGGCTACCCGCCGCGCGTGCGCGCCTGGAACTCCCGGCAGCGCCGAGGCGCGGAGCCCGACGTCGTCTGA
- a CDS encoding leucyl aminopeptidase, whose protein sequence is MTVTLTSQNPTRLTTDALVVAVAQQDGAPVVLGADWLPAALCADLTRDARTLAVTGAVDEVRRIPAAGLSARVLVLTGVGPHTAPSAETLRRAAGAATRELGGTASVALALPADDLEQVTAVAEGALLGAYAYTRYREADAATSAPVAALTVVTALAKDKAATAAVARAEVVVAAVHATRDLVNTAPNDLYPAAFADIARTVVKDAGVRGLKVTVLDEKALVAGGYGGIVGVGQGSVRPPRLVKVAYTPTRPRAKVALVGKGITFDSGGISIKPAAGMEAMKSDMAGAAAVLHTVVAAARLGLPVAVTGWLCLAENMPSGSAQRPSDVVTIRGGKTVEVLNTDAEGRLVMADGLVAATEEKPDVVLDIATLTGAQMVALGYRVSAVMGSDDVRAEVVAAAETSGEQFWPMPLPGELRAGLKSKVADLANIGDRFGGMLTAGVFLQEFVGTTPWAHLDIAGPSFNEKAPHGYTPAGGTGVGVRTLLGLIEARAAR, encoded by the coding sequence GTGACCGTGACGCTGACCTCGCAGAACCCCACCCGCCTGACCACCGACGCCCTCGTCGTGGCCGTCGCCCAGCAGGACGGTGCCCCCGTCGTCCTCGGTGCCGACTGGCTACCCGCGGCGCTGTGCGCCGACCTGACCCGGGACGCGCGCACGCTCGCCGTGACCGGCGCGGTCGACGAGGTCCGACGCATCCCCGCCGCGGGCCTGTCCGCCCGCGTCCTCGTGCTCACGGGCGTCGGCCCGCACACGGCACCGTCGGCCGAGACCCTGCGCCGCGCCGCCGGTGCTGCCACGCGCGAGCTGGGCGGGACTGCCTCGGTCGCCCTCGCGCTGCCTGCCGACGACCTCGAGCAGGTGACCGCCGTCGCTGAAGGCGCACTGCTCGGCGCGTACGCCTACACCCGGTACCGCGAGGCGGACGCCGCGACGTCCGCCCCCGTCGCGGCGCTGACGGTCGTCACCGCCCTGGCCAAGGACAAGGCCGCGACGGCTGCCGTCGCGCGGGCCGAGGTCGTCGTGGCCGCCGTGCACGCCACGAGGGACCTGGTCAACACGGCGCCGAACGACCTGTACCCGGCGGCGTTCGCCGACATCGCCCGCACCGTCGTCAAGGACGCCGGGGTCCGCGGGCTCAAGGTCACCGTGCTCGACGAGAAGGCACTCGTGGCCGGCGGGTACGGCGGCATCGTCGGCGTCGGGCAGGGCTCGGTGCGCCCGCCCCGCCTGGTCAAGGTCGCCTACACCCCGACGCGCCCGCGCGCGAAGGTCGCCCTGGTGGGCAAGGGCATCACCTTCGACTCCGGCGGCATCTCCATCAAGCCGGCGGCCGGCATGGAGGCCATGAAGTCCGACATGGCCGGCGCGGCCGCCGTGCTCCACACCGTGGTCGCCGCCGCGCGGCTCGGTCTGCCCGTCGCGGTGACCGGGTGGCTGTGCCTGGCCGAGAACATGCCGTCGGGCAGCGCCCAGCGTCCCTCGGACGTGGTGACGATCCGCGGCGGGAAGACCGTCGAGGTCCTCAACACCGACGCCGAGGGCCGGCTCGTGATGGCCGACGGGCTCGTGGCCGCGACCGAGGAGAAGCCCGACGTGGTCCTCGACATCGCGACGCTGACCGGTGCGCAGATGGTCGCGCTCGGCTACCGCGTCTCGGCCGTGATGGGCTCGGACGACGTGCGTGCCGAGGTCGTGGCGGCCGCCGAGACGAGCGGGGAGCAGTTCTGGCCGATGCCGCTGCCCGGCGAGCTGCGCGCGGGTCTGAAGTCGAAGGTCGCCGACCTGGCCAACATCGGCGACCGGTTCGGCGGCATGCTGACGGCGGGCGTGTTCCTGCAGGAGTTCGTCGGCACGACGCCGTGGGCGCACCTGGACATCGCCGGCCCGTCCTTCAACGAGAAGGCGCCGCACGGGTACACCCCGGCCGGTGGCACCGGCGTCGGCGTGCGCACGTTGCTCGGGCTGATCGAGGCCCGCGCGGCGCGCTGA